The following proteins are co-located in the Spirochaetota bacterium genome:
- a CDS encoding tetratricopeptide repeat protein → MHKVLSFAVIAVLAVMPAFAQKKGYLSTNDVEQKLAQGWRTYIFSDYKSAMRNFDAVVKGTPMGNDASADPYMRSAHCKALYGLGLVWNFSDNPDKKKAADLYQQAVDQGGTMDEAAWALLALARLKHVVGVNEEPDFPAIRAAYQKVIDKFPVHPATEEAIIYQQETYLVSWKKDDALIAEKALVNYVKNYPNPNLLRLAYTCLGYAYKMLDNPQKRMDVSMANLKLIEEDKVNPSIKDLTAAIWYIADIAEWGLGDFGTARKYYNRLIKDYPLDMRVFAAKIALKRMSEMDGKR, encoded by the coding sequence ATGCACAAGGTACTGTCCTTCGCTGTCATCGCGGTGCTGGCTGTCATGCCGGCGTTCGCACAGAAAAAAGGCTATCTCTCCACGAACGATGTCGAGCAGAAACTCGCACAGGGCTGGCGCACGTACATCTTCAGCGATTATAAATCCGCCATGCGCAATTTTGATGCGGTGGTAAAAGGCACTCCAATGGGTAATGATGCGTCCGCCGACCCATACATGCGCTCGGCGCACTGCAAGGCGCTTTACGGCCTCGGGCTCGTGTGGAATTTTTCCGACAACCCGGACAAGAAAAAGGCGGCGGATCTCTATCAGCAGGCAGTGGACCAGGGCGGCACGATGGACGAAGCGGCGTGGGCGCTCCTTGCGCTTGCACGGCTTAAGCATGTCGTCGGCGTGAACGAAGAGCCGGATTTCCCCGCTATCCGCGCCGCGTATCAGAAGGTCATCGATAAATTCCCCGTTCATCCTGCGACCGAAGAAGCGATAATATATCAGCAGGAAACGTATCTTGTGTCATGGAAAAAAGATGACGCCCTGATCGCCGAAAAAGCGCTTGTCAACTATGTGAAGAATTATCCCAACCCGAACCTCCTTCGACTTGCATATACCTGCCTCGGCTACGCGTACAAAATGCTCGACAATCCGCAGAAGCGTATGGATGTCAGCATGGCGAACCTCAAGCTTATCGAGGAAGACAAGGTCAATCCGAGCATCAAGGACCTTACCGCGGCTATCTGGTATATCGCGGATATCGCTGAATGGGGCCTTGGCGATTTTGGCACCGCACGCAAATATTACAATCGTCTCATCAAAGATTATCCGCTTGACATGCGTGTGTTCGCCGCAAAGATCGCACTGAAGCGCATGAGTGAAATGGATGGGAAGCGATAG
- a CDS encoding extracellular solute-binding protein: MFKKIFSALKGYFGIVVIGIAFVVSAIAVFLNSRVDEDVHYIVKTGETLKSIAESYNTTIDLICNENYPDISEKFPLVPGTKIKIPKSARSRIITVRIAHWQLEPGVRDGLAYMAKEYQKIHPNVRIIQNAVPESTYGQWFITQMLGGTAPDLIECGLGVPYNLLVGYYLRYFTPLTDYVTSPNPYNEHNEFKGVPLRDTTKDGLKNCYNADVQEYMTIGLSQFLVRFYYNKDLLEKLTGRTNAPRNLSEFMSACAEIKKHKYLTKPQRRDFDKLSARAKKIEAQIAAGGGDRTRLENELASVNEVLKKIQAEMATYIPISSSRYHLNIVEGNMFNVVTTSALDLIDFNHDCTVSSVEQFIGFKTKMIDLNYPAYRAKFEIVDRHCKNCMPGFTGLNRDDAVLMFVQQRAIFIATGTWDAMTLAAQAKDNGFEIGVMDFPYPDPSDPELFKHYRGPAFEDPATGFSFGTPTPESAGDRKRVAIDFMLFMSQKENNIKLNEMIGWIPSVKGADGTGVLKYFQPHVDGVMPGINLSIGGESIIKWSQVYAMFQVGQMSFEQMRDDFTPYYLSRGYADYIQVNKNWRRNIIQDEKICNILRAKAMLATNEKRRNEFWIKYRYVKLRPINSEIGTSYDRSLLKGAEDGTIKVTAAYEYTPEALARIKRRR, translated from the coding sequence ATGTTCAAAAAGATTTTTTCGGCCCTGAAAGGATATTTCGGCATTGTGGTCATAGGGATCGCATTCGTTGTATCTGCTATCGCCGTGTTCCTGAATTCGCGTGTCGATGAAGACGTGCATTATATCGTAAAGACCGGCGAAACGCTCAAGAGCATCGCCGAATCGTACAACACGACGATCGATCTCATCTGCAACGAGAACTATCCCGACATTTCGGAAAAATTCCCGCTTGTGCCGGGCACGAAGATTAAGATCCCGAAAAGTGCGCGTTCGCGCATTATAACCGTGCGGATCGCGCATTGGCAGCTTGAACCGGGCGTGCGTGACGGGCTTGCGTACATGGCGAAGGAATACCAGAAGATCCACCCGAACGTCCGTATCATCCAGAATGCCGTACCGGAATCGACATACGGTCAGTGGTTCATTACCCAGATGCTCGGCGGTACCGCGCCGGACCTCATCGAATGCGGTCTCGGTGTCCCGTATAACCTTCTCGTCGGGTACTATCTGCGCTATTTCACGCCGCTCACGGATTATGTCACATCGCCCAACCCTTACAATGAGCATAACGAGTTCAAGGGTGTGCCGCTCCGCGATACGACGAAGGACGGACTTAAGAACTGTTACAATGCCGACGTGCAGGAATACATGACGATAGGGCTATCACAGTTCCTAGTGCGGTTCTACTACAATAAGGATCTCCTTGAAAAGCTCACCGGCAGGACGAATGCGCCGAGGAATCTGAGCGAATTCATGAGCGCATGCGCAGAGATCAAGAAACATAAGTATCTGACGAAGCCCCAGCGACGCGATTTTGATAAGCTCAGCGCTCGTGCGAAGAAGATCGAGGCTCAGATAGCAGCGGGCGGCGGCGACCGCACGCGGCTTGAGAACGAGCTTGCGTCCGTGAACGAGGTGCTCAAGAAGATACAGGCCGAAATGGCGACGTATATCCCGATATCGAGTTCTCGATACCACCTCAATATTGTTGAAGGCAATATGTTCAATGTGGTCACCACGAGTGCGCTCGACCTCATCGATTTCAACCATGACTGCACGGTAAGTTCGGTGGAGCAGTTCATCGGGTTCAAGACGAAGATGATCGATCTCAATTACCCGGCATATCGCGCGAAATTCGAGATCGTCGATCGACATTGCAAGAACTGCATGCCGGGGTTCACCGGCCTTAACCGCGATGACGCGGTGCTCATGTTCGTGCAGCAGCGCGCTATCTTCATTGCGACGGGCACGTGGGACGCCATGACACTTGCCGCGCAGGCGAAGGATAATGGATTTGAGATCGGCGTCATGGATTTCCCGTATCCCGATCCGAGCGATCCGGAATTGTTCAAGCATTACCGGGGGCCTGCATTCGAGGACCCTGCCACCGGTTTTTCGTTCGGCACGCCGACGCCGGAAAGCGCCGGGGACAGGAAGCGCGTGGCCATCGATTTCATGCTGTTCATGTCGCAGAAAGAGAACAATATCAAGCTCAATGAGATGATCGGATGGATACCCTCGGTCAAGGGCGCCGACGGCACCGGCGTATTGAAGTACTTCCAGCCGCATGTTGACGGCGTCATGCCGGGAATAAATCTGAGCATCGGCGGCGAATCGATCATCAAGTGGTCGCAGGTCTACGCGATGTTCCAGGTCGGGCAGATGTCCTTCGAGCAGATGCGCGATGATTTTACGCCGTACTATTTGTCGCGCGGATATGCCGATTATATACAGGTCAACAAGAATTGGCGGCGGAACATCATTCAGGACGAGAAGATCTGCAATATCCTTCGGGCGAAGGCCATGCTCGCGACGAACGAGAAACGGCGCAACGAGTTCTGGATAAAATACCGCTATGTGAAACTGCGCCCGATAAACAGCGAGATAGGCACGAGTTACGACCGCTCGCTTTTGAAGGGTGCGGAGGACGGGACGATCAAGGTCACCGCTGCGTACGAATACACCCCCGAAGCGCTGGCACGGATAAAACGACGCCGGTAA